In a genomic window of Epinephelus fuscoguttatus linkage group LG23, E.fuscoguttatus.final_Chr_v1:
- the LOC125884330 gene encoding uncharacterized protein LOC125884330: MNGSQYIWILIGHLLQNVALNKKAVQSSVGFGDAARAVDGNKDPRLTSKTCIHTKEESDPWWRVDLQNVYKIAAVTITNRKEHSHRLNGAEIWIKNSIETNDTKSIRCAVISHIPSEQTVYFPCSAAEGRYVMVLVRGSKKVLSLCEVEVFPENYAHPLSNVALKGDATQSSTLSSATASKAIDGRRNSYYSQGSCSHTAEKKTNPWWRVDLRRTYIVNSVKITNRRDCCAERLDGAEIRIGNSLENNGNSNPRCATIAHIRAGKTNTYYCDGGSMEGRFVNVIIPGEGKTLTLCEVEVFPENYVHPLSNVALKGDATQSSTLSFATASKAIDGRRNSYYSQGFCSHTAEKKTNPWWRVDLRRTYIVNSVKITNRGDCCAERLDGAEIRIGNSLENNGNGNPRCATIAHIRAGKTNTYHCDGGSMEGRFVNVIIPGEGKTLTLCEVEVYAAPKAVSGCRGGIVDRCCSQTLEQYEPWWRVDLLAVHKVSAITIINRRDCCTDKLRGAQIRIGNTPSTYGFINPRCGTISSTDDTSMYTFDCAGMKGRYIKVIIPGDSKVLTLCEVEVFASAVITPSPPLPPPPPPPAVSVLLSGRNVTVVGERLCWADALFFCRRHHWDLLSLRSQEEQSEVEQLLSRSPFPLTDYVWLGLRRYLMGDRWFWMSGDSMKFTKWRRDSAPNRYSSPCGGMARGELFLWEDQPCGKHLNFICQSGAESGTQRVYFYSTRKAADP, from the exons GTCATCTTCTCCAGAATGTGGCACTGAATAAAAAAGCCGTCCAGTCTTCAGTAGGCTTCGGTGATGCTGCCAGGGCAGTTGATGGCAACAAAGACCCAAGATTAACAAGCAAAACCTGTATCCACACCAAAGAAGAATCTGATCCCTGGTGGAGAGTAGACTTACAGAATGTGTACAAAATTGCTGCTGTAACAATAACCAACAGAAAAGAACACAGTCACAGGCTGAATGGTGCCGAAATCTGGATTAAAAACTCAATAGAGACCAATGACACCAAAAGCATCAG ATGTGCAGTCATCTCTCACATCCCAAGCGAACAAACAGTCTACTTTCCATGCAGCGCTGCAGAGGGACGCTACGTCATGGTGCTTGTCCGAGGAAGCAAGAAGGTTTTGAGTCTTTGCGAAGTTGAGGTGTTCCCTGAAAACTATG CACATCCTTTATCCAACGTGGCACTGAAAGGAGATGCCACCCAGTCATCAACGCTGTCTTCCGCTACTGCCTCCAAAGCCATCGATGGGAGACGGAACTCATACTACAGCCAGGGGTCCTGTAGCCACACTGCCGAGAAAAAGACCAACCCCTGGTGGAGGGTGGACCTGCGACGGACATATATAGTCAATTCTGTCAAAATCACTAACAGAAGAGACTGCTGTGCCGAGAGACTGGATGGAGCTGAGATTCGAATTGGGAACTCCCTGGAGAACAACGGAAACAGTAACCCCAG GTGTGCTACCATCGCCCACATCAGAGCGGGTAAAACCAACACATACTACTGTGATGGCGGCAGCATGGAGGGTCGTTTTGTGAATGTGATTATCCCTGGAGAGGGCAAGACTCTCACCCTGTGCGAAGTTGAGGTGTTCCCTGAAAACTATG TACATCCTTTATCCAACGTGGCACTGAAAGGAGATGCCACCCAGTCATCAACGCTGTCTTTCGCTACTGCCTCCAAAGCCATCGATGGGAGACGGAACTCATACTACAGCCAGGGGTTCTGCAGCCACACTGCCGAGAAAAAGACCAACCCCTGGTGGAGGGTGGACCTGCGACGGACATATATAGTCAATTCTGTCAAAATCACTAACAGGGGAGACTGCTGTGCCGAGAGACTGGATGGAGCTGAGATCCGCATTGGGAACTCCCTGGAGAACAACGGAAACGGTAACCCCAG GTGTGCTACCATCGCCCACATCAGAGCGGGTAAAACCAACACATACCACTGTGATGGCGGCAGCATGGAGGGTCGCTTTGTGAATGTGATTATCCCTGGAGAGGGCAAGACTCTTACCCTGTGCGAAGTGGAGGTGTATGCTGCCCCAAAAG CTGTCAGTGGGTGTAGAGGTGGAATAGTTGACCGCTGCTGTAGCCAGACTTTGGAACAGTATGAACCCTGGTGGAGAGTAGACTTGTTAGCTGTGCACAAGGTCAGtgccatcaccatcatcaacagGCGAGACTGTTGTACTGACAAACTTAGGGGGGCACAGATCCGCATTGGGAACACACCGTCAACCTATGGCTTCATAAACCCCAG ATGTGGTACTATCTCATCAACGGATGATACGTCAATGTACACCTTTGACTGCGCAGGCATGAAAGGTCGCTACATCAAAGTGATTATTCCAGGAGATTCTAAGGTGCTGACACTGTGTGAAGTGGAAGTGTTCGCTTCGGCAG TTATCacgccctctcctcctcttcctccgccTCCACCCCCTCCGGCTGTGAGCGTGCTGCTGAGCGGCAGGAACGTGACAGTGGTGGGAGAGAGGCTGTGCTGGGCCGATGCTCTGTTCTTCTGCAGACGTCATCACTGGGATCTACTTAGCCTTCGCAGCCAGGAAGAGCAGAGCGAGGTGGAGCAGCTGCTGAGCCGCAGTCCTTTCCCTCTCACAGACTATGTTTGGCTTGGGTTGCGCAG ATACCTAATGGGTGACAGGTGGTTCTGGATGTCTGGCGATTCCATGAAATTCACCAAATGGCGGCGAGATTCTGCCCCTAACCGTTACTCCAGCCCCTGTGGAGGTATGGCCAGAGGAGAGCTCTTCCTGTGGGAGGACCAGCCTTGTGGGAAGCACCTTAATTTCATTTGCCAGTCAG GTGCTGAGAGTGGAACACAACGAGTCTATTTCTACAGCACAAGGAAAGCCGCAGATCCTTAG